From the Bacteroidia bacterium genome, one window contains:
- the fsa gene encoding fructose-6-phosphate aldolase, which produces MKFFIDSANIEEIREAASLGILDGVTTNPSLVAKEGRNFRQLLDEILAIVDGPVSAEVVSVDNEGILREARELAAIHHNIVVKVPLIREGLKAVRQLTDEGIKTNVTLCFSPTQALLAAKAGATYISPFIGRLDDISIDGMELIQQIVTIYQNYDFPTQVLAASIRHPLHVVDAALMGAHVATIPFKIIEQMFFHPLTDSGLQRFLDDWKKHETKLV; this is translated from the coding sequence ATGAAATTCTTCATTGACAGCGCAAATATTGAAGAAATCCGTGAAGCAGCCAGTCTCGGCATTCTGGATGGAGTGACCACGAATCCGTCGTTGGTTGCGAAGGAGGGTCGTAATTTCCGCCAATTGCTCGATGAAATTCTTGCCATCGTGGACGGTCCGGTCAGTGCCGAAGTCGTGTCCGTGGACAACGAAGGAATTTTAAGAGAAGCTCGCGAGCTTGCCGCCATTCATCACAACATCGTCGTCAAGGTCCCACTTATTCGTGAAGGGCTCAAGGCCGTCCGGCAGCTGACGGACGAAGGCATCAAGACGAACGTCACCCTTTGCTTTTCCCCCACGCAGGCCTTGCTTGCCGCCAAGGCCGGCGCCACCTACATCTCGCCATTTATCGGTCGTCTCGATGATATCAGCATCGACGGCATGGAATTGATACAGCAAATCGTCACAATCTACCAAAACTACGATTTCCCGACGCAAGTACTCGCGGCCAGCATCCGACATCCCTTGCATGTAGTGGATGCGGCGCTGATGGGTGCGCATGTCGCGACGATTCCATTCAAAATCATTGAGCAAATGTTTTTCCATCCGTTGACGGACAGCGGTTTGCAGCGTTTTCTCGATGACTGGAAGAAACACGAGACAAAGCTCGTTTGA